Genomic segment of Steroidobacter denitrificans:
ACTACCTGACCTTGCGCGCGATCCTCGCAACCTTGACGGCGTTGATGATTTCCTTCGTGGTCGGCCCGTGGATGATTCGTACCTTGTCGCACAAACAGATCGGGCAGCGGGTGCGCGATGACGGCCCGCAGTCGCATTTGCCCAAGGCGGGTACTCCGACCATGGGCGGCGCGTTGATCCTGGTGGCGATCTGCACCAGTACGCTGCTGTGGGCGGATCTGGCGAACCGTTTCGTATGGATCACCGTGCTGACTACCCTGACGTTCGGTTTGATCGGATTCTGGGACGACTATCTGAAGCTGGTGGTGGGCAATAGTCGCGGCCTGATCATGCGCTACAAATATTTCTGGCAGTCGATGGCCGGGTTGGGCTGCGCTTTGGCGCTGTTCTACAGTGCCAAGGTGCCGGCCGAGACGGCTTTATATGTCCCCTTCTTCAAGGCCGTGATGGTGCCCTTGGGCTATGGCTATGTCTTGTTGACGTATTTCGTGGTCGTGGGCAGCAGCAATGCAGTCAATCTTACGGATGGGCTGGATGGATTGGCAATCATGCCGGCCGTGCTGGTCGGCGGCGCACTGGGGGTGTTCGCCTATGCAACGGGCAACGCGGTCTTCTCGGGTTATCTCGGCATACCTTTCATCGAAGGTACCGGCGAAGTGCTGGTGTTCTGCTCGGCACTCGTCGGCGCCGGACTGGGTTTTCTCTGGTTCAACACCTACCCGGCGCAAGTGTTCATGGGTGATGTGGGGGCGCTTGCGCTCGGAGCGGCACTAGGCGTCGTTGCCGTCATCGTTCGCCAGGAGATCGTGTTGTTCATCATGGGCGGCGTATTCGTGATGGAAACGCTCTCGGTGATGATCCAGGTTGCTTCCTACAAACTCACGGGCAAGCGGGTGTTCCGCATGGCGCCGATCCATCATCATTTCGAGCTGAAGGGCTGGGCCGAGCCGAAGGTGATCGTACGCTTTTGGATCATCTCGGTAATCCTGGTGCTGGTGGGTCTGGCGACGTTGAAGGTGCGTTAGCCATGATGCCGCACGATCGAACAATGTGTGCTTCGCCAGGCCGCACGATCATCGTCGGACTGGGCCGTACGGGGATGTCCTGTGTACGTTATCTGCACTCGCGCGGCATGGCTTTTGCAGTGACCGATAGTCGTGCGGAACCGCCCGAAGCGAAGGCGCTCCAGGGGCTGGCGCCGGAGGCGCCAACTCGTTTTGGCGTGTTCGACGAATCGCTGCTGGACGGTGCCGCGCAGGTGCTGGCCTCGCCCGGCGTGTCGCTGGCGGAACCCTTCCTGGCCGCCGCGCTGCGGCGCGGCCTCCCCGTAATAGGCGACATCGAACTGTTCGCGCGCGAGGCGCGCGCGCCGATCGTCGCCATCACGGGCACGAACGGCAAAAGCACCGTGACGAGTCTGGTCGCGCTCATGGCCCAGGCAGCGGGACGCCGCGTGCTGGCCGGCGGCAATCTGGGAGAGCCGGTGCTGGATCTGCTCGAACAGCCCGTGCCGGATGTCTATGTGCTGGAATTGTCCAGCTTCCAGCTGGAGACGACCCACAGTCTGCGCACGGCGGCGTCGGCGGTGCTCAATATTAGTGAGGACCACATGGATCGTTATGCGACGCCG
This window contains:
- the mraY gene encoding phospho-N-acetylmuramoyl-pentapeptide-transferase, producing MLLYLARQLAELESAFRIFNYLTLRAILATLTALMISFVVGPWMIRTLSHKQIGQRVRDDGPQSHLPKAGTPTMGGALILVAICTSTLLWADLANRFVWITVLTTLTFGLIGFWDDYLKLVVGNSRGLIMRYKYFWQSMAGLGCALALFYSAKVPAETALYVPFFKAVMVPLGYGYVLLTYFVVVGSSNAVNLTDGLDGLAIMPAVLVGGALGVFAYATGNAVFSGYLGIPFIEGTGEVLVFCSALVGAGLGFLWFNTYPAQVFMGDVGALALGAALGVVAVIVRQEIVLFIMGGVFVMETLSVMIQVASYKLTGKRVFRMAPIHHHFELKGWAEPKVIVRFWIISVILVLVGLATLKVR